A region from the Brassica napus cultivar Da-Ae chromosome C8, Da-Ae, whole genome shotgun sequence genome encodes:
- the LOC106414271 gene encoding probable glucan endo-1,3-beta-glucosidase A6: protein MSGVAFFLFTLIYFSSSCCSAARFQHRHRYMERKLMIALASKIGINYGRQGKDLPSPYQSINFIKSIKAGHVKLYDADPETLTLLSHTNLYVSITVHNHQITSLGTNQTTAEDWVKTNILPYYPQTQIRFVLVGNEILSVQDRNITANLVPAMRKIVNALRAHGIHNIKVGTPLPMDSLRSTFPPSNSTFREDIAGPLMLPLLKFLNGTNSYFFINLQPYYRWLRNPMNTSLDFALFQGNSTYTDPRTGLVYHNLVDQMLDSVILAMIKLGYPHIRIAISETGWPNSGDIDETGANILNAATYNRNLIKKMTAIPPIGTPARPALPIPTFVFSLFNENQKSGSGTQRHWGILHPDGTPIYDIDFTGQKPLTGFNPLPKPTNNVPYKGQVWCVLVEGANEAELEEALRIACGRSNTTCAALAPGKECYDPVSIYWHASYAVSSYWAQFRTQNVGCYFNGLAHESTINPGNDRCKFPSVTL, encoded by the exons ATGTCTGGTGTTGCTTTCTTTCTCTTCACTCTCATCTACTTTTCAA GTTCATGTTGCTCCGCGGCTCGATTCCAGCATCGACACAGGTACATGGAGAGGAAACTAATGATAGCATTGGCAAGCAAGATTGGTATCAACTATGGTAGACAAGGAAAAGACCTCCCATCACCTTACCAATCAATCAATTTCATCAAATCCATCAAAGCTGGTCATGTCAAGCTCTACGACGCGGATCCAGAGACTCTAACACTCCTCTCTCATACCAATCTCTACGTCTCCATAACCGTCCATAACCACCAGATCACTTCCCTCGGCACCAACCAAACCACAGCTGAAGATTGGGTCAAAACAAATATCCTCCCTTACTATCCGCAAACCCAAATCCGATTTGTCCTTGTCGGAAACGAAATCCTCTCCGTCCAAGACAGGAACATAACGGCCAATCTCGTACCGGCGATGCGCAAAATCGTGAACGCTCTCAGAGCTCATGGCATTCACAACATCAAAGTCGGTACACCTTTACCTATGGATTCTCTCCGGTCGACGTTTCCACCGTCGAACTCAACGTTCCGGGAAGATATCGCCGGACCGTTGATGTTGCCGTTGCTGAAGTTTCTCAACGGAACAAACTCTTACTTCTTCATCAATCTTCAACCTTACTACCGTTGGTTGAGAAACCCTATGAATACCAGTTTGGATTTTGCTCTCTTCCAAGGGAATTCAACTTATACCGATCCTCGTACCGGTTTGGTTTACCATAATCTCGTAGACCAAATGTTGGATTCGGTTATCTTGGCCATGATCAAACTCGGTTACCCACACATCCGCATTGCGATCTCCGAAACCGGGTGGCCTAATTCCGGGGACATCGATGAAACCGGAGCCAATATACTCAACGCAGCGACGTATAACCGGAATTTGATCAAGAAGATGACCGCAATTCCACCAATCGGTACACCAGCTAGACCCGCTTTACCTATACCGACATTTGTTTTCTCATTGTTCAACGAAAACCAGAAATCCGGTTCCGGAACACAGAGGCATTGGGGAATCTTGCATCCCGACGGTACACCAATCTACGACATTGATTTCACCGGTCAGAAACCCTTAACCGGTTTTAACCCTTTGCCTAAACCCACGAACAATGTTCCTTACAAGGGTCAAGTGTGGTGCGTACTGGTCGAAGGAGCCAACGAGGCTGAGCTTGAGGAAGCTTTGAGGATTGCTTGTGGCCGAAGCAACACAACGTGCGCGGCTTTGGCTCCTGGGAAAGAATGTTACGATCCGGTCTCTATTTATTGGCACGCTAGCTATGCGGTTAGCTCGTACTGGGCTCAGTTCCGTACCCAAAACGTCGGATGTTATTTTAATGGACTGGCTCATGAGAGTACCATTAACCCTG GAAATGATCGCTGCAAGTTTCCGAGCGTTACTTTGTGA
- the LOC106414799 gene encoding protein PELOTA 1, with protein MRILRRDFVRDGPGSAKLMAEDSDDLWFTYNLIGPGDSVMAVTSRKVLRERGNSKRVDSERVDSKREDSDSDQRVDSKKRVGSKKRGDSKKRLDAELDDSKPLVSERLTLKLEVQVEEVNYDKDGGVLRILGTNILENEHVPLGAYHSLELVLKRRFLLRKKIWDSLAIDTLNQAKHRISSDDLAVVLMQEGHAQIFLVGKSVGAPIETSIPNRKHAGYEAALKKFFENVVRAFVKHVDFSVVRCVVIASPGFTKDQFHRHLLLEAERRQLKPITENKSRILLVHANSGYRHSLGEVLCDPKVMKMIQDTKASKEVSAFRDFFTMFEKDPYRACYGPKHVEFAHEQKAIQTLLITDELFKNSDVKERKKYVDFVESVKKLGGEAFIFSSMHVSGEQLAMHTGIAALLRFPLPGLDDVEM; from the coding sequence ATGAGAATCCTCCGCAGGGATTTTGTTCGTGATGGACCAGGAAGCGCTAAACTGATGGCGGAGGACTCGGATGATCTCTGGTTTACTTATAACTTAATTGGCCCCGGCGATAGTGTAATGGCTGTCACATCGAGAAAGGttctgagagagagaggaaattCTAAACGTGTAGACTCTGAACGTGTTGACTCTAAACGTGAAGACTCTGACTCTGATCAACGTGTTGACTCCAAAAAACGTGTAGGCTCTAAAAAACGTGGTGACTCTAAAAAACGTTTAGACGCTGAGCTTGACGACTCTAAACCTCTAGTGTCTGAACGTCTGACACTGAAGCTAGAAGTACAAGTTGAGGAGGTAAACTATGACAAAGACGGTGGTGTTTTGCGCATACTTGGGACGAATATCCTTGAGAACGAGCACGTACCGCTTGGTGCATACCATAGTTTGGAGCTCGTGCTGAAACGACGTTTTCTATTGAGGAAAAAAATATGGGACTCATTGGCTATTGATACACTCAACCAGGCAAAACATCGTATCTCCAGTGATGATTTAGCTGTAGTTCTAATGCAAGAAGGACATGCACAAATCTTCCTTGTCGGAAAAAGTGTGGGTGCACCAATAGAAACATCAATTCCTAATCGTAAGCATGCTGGTTACGAGGCTGCTTTGAAGAAATTCTTTGAGAACGTTGTGCGTGCCTTTGTGAAACACGTTGACTTCAGTGTCGTTCGGTGTGTAGTGATCGCAAGTCCTGGCTTTACAAAGGATCAGTTTCATCGCCACTTGTTGTTGGAAGCAGAGAGAAGACAGTTGAAACCTATTACTGAGAACAAATCACGTATACTTCTGGTGCATGCAAACTCCGGATATAGACATAGCCTTGGAGAGGTTCTGTGTGACCCCAAAGTGATGAAGATGATCCAAGATACAAAAGCATCGAAAGAGGTGAGCGCTTTCAGGGATTTCTTCACCATGTTCGAAAAGGATCCATATCGGGCATGCTACGGACCGAAGCATGTGGAGTTTGCTCATGAACAAAAGGCAATCCAAACACTTCTCATTACAGATGAGCTGTTTAAAAATTCTGACGTGAAAGAAAGGAAGAAATATGTGGATTTTGTGGAGTCGGTGAAAAAATTAGGAGGAGAGGCTTTTATATTTTCTTCGATGCATGTTTCAGGTGAACAACTGGCAATGCATACTGGAATTGCAGCTCTTCTCAGGTTCCCTTTACCAGGTCTCGATGACGTTGAGATGTAA
- the LOC106416120 gene encoding UDP-glycosyltransferase 75C1: protein MANSVNGCSHRPHYLIVTFPAQGHINPAIKLANRLIHHGATITYATTISALRRMGEPPSTEGLSYAWFSDGFDEGPKSFEDQKNYMSEFKRRGSDALSDIIRANLDGNAATEPITGVIYSVLVPWASTVAREFHLPATLLWIEPATVLDIYYYYFNASHSHLFDTEPIKLQKLPPLSTRDLPSFLQPSNVLPSALVTLREHIEALDSESNPKVLVNTFTELEPEALTSVEKLRMIPVGPLVSSSDDSSTGKADLFRSSDEDYIKWLDSKAEKSVIYVSLGSHGDGLWEKHMEALTRGVLATGRPFLWVVKETKAEEKKSCFVDLIRGDDKGLVVGWCSQTAVLAHPSVGCFVTHCGWNSTLESLENGVPVVAFPQFADQCTTAKLVEDVWGIGVRVKEGDEGHVDGDELRWCLEKVMGGGEDADEMRRNAARWKTLAVDAAAEGGPSDLNLKGFMEG from the coding sequence ATGGCCAACTCGGTTAACGGTTGTAGTCATCGTCCTCACTACTTGATTGTAACTTTCCCGGCGCAAGGTCACATAAACCCTGCGATAAAACTAGCCAACCGCCTCATCCATCACGGAGCAACCATCACATACGCGACCACCATCTCAGCTCTCCGTCGTATGGGCGAGCCACCTTCCACCGAAGGCTTGTCCTACGCTTGGTTCTCCGATGGATTCGACGAAGGTCCCAAGTCCTTCGAGGACCAGAAAAACTACATGTCCGAGTTCAAACGCCGTGGCTCAGACGCCCTGAGTGACATCATCAGAGCCAATCTCGACGGAAACGCCGCCACAGAGCCAATCACCGGCGTTATCTACTCGGTGCTCGTCCCTTGGGCTTCTACGGTGGCGCGTGAGTTTCACCTCCCGGCTACGCTTCTCTGGATTGAGCCCGCCACTGTACTCGACATCTACTACTACTACTTCAACGCCTCTCACAGCCACCTCTTCGACACTGAACCGATTAAACTACAGAAACTGCCACCGCTCTCCACCCGAGACCTCCCGTCGTTTCTCCAGCCGTCGAATGTGTTACCGTCCGCTCTTGTAACGCTGAGAGAACACATCGAAGCTCTCGACTCGGAGTCGAACCCCAAAGTCTTGGTGAACACTTTCACCGAACTGGAACCGGAAGCGTTAACCTCCGTCGAGAAACTCAGAATGATTCCGGTCGGACCGTTGGTTTCCTCTTCCGACGATTCTTCTACCGGTAAAGCCGATCTTTTCAGATCATCAGACGAGGATTACATCAAGTGGCTAGACTCGAAGGCCGAGAAGTCGGTGATTTACGTGTCCTTAGGCTCGCACGGCGACGGTTTGTGGGAGAAACACATGGAGGCGCTCACTAGAGGCGTGTTGGCCACAGGAAGACCGTTCTTATGGGTGGTGAAGGAGACGAAAgctgaagagaagaagagttgTTTCGTGGACTTGATCAGAGGAGATGATAAAGGTCTGGTGGTGGGGTGGTGCTCTCAGACGGCGGTTTTGGCGCATCCCTCGGTGGGGTGTTTTGTGACTCATTGCGGTTGGAACTCGACTCTCGAGAGCTTAGAGAACGGTGTTCCGGTGGTGGCGTTTCCGCAGTTCGCGGATCAGTGCACGACTGCTAAGCTTGTGGAGGATGTGTGGGGGATTGGAGTGAGAGTGAAGGAAGGGGATGAAGGACACGTGGATGGAGATGAGTTGAGATGGTGTCTGGAGAAGGTGATGGGaggcggagaagacgcggatgAGATGAGAAGGAATGCGGCGAGGTGGAAGACGCTGGCCGTTGATGCTGCGGCGGAAGGTGGACCCTCGGATTTGAATCTCAAGGGATTTATGGAAGggtga
- the LOC106416121 gene encoding COP9 signalosome complex subunit 8, giving the protein MDLSPVTDALAVKSFDKIADICDTLMLQVSAEGISFQDDWPYAIHLLGYFYLDDCDSARFLWKTIPTSVKESKPEVAAAWRIGQKLWTRDYAGVYEAIRGFDWSQDAKDMVAAFSDVYTKRMFQLLLSAYSTITILDLALFLGMTEDDATTYVVEKGWTVDAASQMVTVKKQAIKREQKVDSSKLQRLTEYVFHLEH; this is encoded by the exons ATGGATCTCTCTCCTGTTACCGATGCTTTAGCCGTCAAATCCTTTGATAAAATCGCCGACATCTGCGATACTCTCATGCTTCAG GTCTCTGCCGAAGGAATCTCATTCCAGGATGACTGGCCTTACGCAATCCATCTTCTCGGTTACTTCTACCTTGACGATTG TGATAGTGCACGTTTCCTATGGAAAACAATACCTACGAGTGTGAAGGAGAGCAAGCCTGAAGTTGCTGCTGCTTGGAGGATTGGTCAGAAGCTCTGGACACGTGACTATGCTGGTGTATATGAAGCTATCCGGGGTTTTGATTGGAGTCAAGATGCTAAAGATATGGTTGCTGCTTTCTCAG aTGTTTACACAAAAAGGATGTTTCAGCTTTTGTTGTCTGCCTACTCCACAATTACCATCCTTGATTTGGCTCTTTTCCTAGGGATGACAGAAGATGATGCCACTACTT ATGTTGTGGAGAAAGGATGGACAGTGGATGCAGCATCTCAAATGGTGACCGTGAAGAAGCAAGCGattaaaagagagcaaaaggtgGATTCTTCGAAGCTGCAACGCTTGACAGAGTATGTGTTCCACCTTGAACACTAA
- the LOC106413891 gene encoding xyloglucan endotransglucosylase/hydrolase protein 15: MGQSSSFTTVMVAVLLVMMFGSAYSGNFFNEFDLTWGDHRGKIFNGGNMLSLSLDRVSGSGFKSKKEYLFGRIDMQLKLVAGNSAGTVTTYYLSSQGATHDEIDFEFLGNETGKPYVLHTNVFAQGKGNREQQFYLWFDPTKNFHTYSIVWRPQHIIFLVENLPIRVFNNAEKLGVPFPKNQPMMIYSSLWNADDWATRGGLVKTDWSKAPFTAYYRGFNAAACTVSSGCDPKFKTSLSDSELQTANELNAYGRRRLRWVQKYFMIYNYCSDLKRFPRGFPPECRRSRV, from the exons ATGGGTCAAAGCTCGAGCTTCACCACCGTCATGGTGGCTGTTCTGCTGGTAATGATGTTCGGTTCAGCCTACTCAGGCAACTTCTTCAATGAGTTCGACCTCACGTGGGGTGACCACAGGGGGAAAATCTTCAACGGAGGAAACATGTTGTCTCTGTCTCTGGACCGGGTTTCCGGGTCGGGGTTCAAATCCAAGAAAGAGTATCTATTCGGACGTATCGATATGCAGCTTAAACTCGTCGCCGGTAACTCAGCCGGTACCGTCACTACTTACTAC TTGTCGTCACAAGGAGCAACGCATGATGAGATAGATTTCGAGTTTCTAGGGAATGAGACAGGTAAGCCTTATGTTCTTCACACCAATGTCTTTGCTCAAGGGAAAGGCAACAGAGAACAACAGTTCTATCTCTGGTTCGACCCAACCAAGAACTTCCACACTTACTCTATTGTCTGGAGACCACAACACATCAT ATTCTTGGTGGAAAATTTGCCTATAAGAGTGTTCAACAATGCAGAGAAGCTTGGTGTTCCTTTCCCAAAGAACCAACCAATGATGATCTACTCGAGTCTGTGGAATGCAGATGATTGGGCTACAAGAGGCGGTCTGGTAAAAACTGACTGGTCCAAGGCTCCTTTCACAGCTTACTACAGAGGATTCAACGCTGCGGCTTGCACTGTCTCTTCAGGATGTGATCCCAAATTCAAGACTTCTTTAAGTGATAGTGAATTGCAAACGGCAAATGAGCTCAATGCATATGGCAGGAGGAGACTCAGATGGGTGCAGAAATACTTCATGATCTATAATTATTGCTCTGATCTCAAAAGGTTCCCTAGAGGATTCCCTCCTGAGTGCAGGAGGTCAAGAGTCTAA